A genomic region of Zalophus californianus isolate mZalCal1 chromosome 1, mZalCal1.pri.v2, whole genome shotgun sequence contains the following coding sequences:
- the B3GALNT1 gene encoding UDP-GalNAc:beta-1,3-N-acetylgalactosaminyltransferase 1, whose product MALALLTTLPSRMSLRSLKWSLLLLSLLSFLVMWYLSLPHYNVIERVNWMYFYEYEPIYRQDFRFTLREHSNCSHQNPFLVILVTSHPSDVKARQAVRVTWGEKKSWWGYEVLTFFLLGQQVEKEDKMLALSLEDEHLLYGDIIRQDFLDTYNNLTLKTIMAFRWVTEFCPNAKYIMKTDTDVFINTGNLVKYLLNVNHSEKFFTGYPLIDNYSYRGFYQKAHISYQEYPFKVFPPYCSGLGYIMSRDLVPRIYEMMSHVKPIKFEDVYVGICLNLLKVDIHIPEDTNLFFLYRIHLDVCQLRRVIAAHGFSSKEIITFWQVMLRNTTCHY is encoded by the coding sequence ATGGCCCTGGCTCTCTTGACCACCCTTCCGAGCAGAATGTCACTGAGATCCCTCAAATGGAGCCTCCTGCTGCTGTCCCTGCTGAGTTTCCTTGTGATGTGGTACCTCAGCCTGCCCCACTACAATGTGATAGAACGTGTAAACTGGATGTACTTCTATGAGTATGAGCCAATTTACAGACAAGACTTCCGCTTCACACTTCGAGAGCATTCAAACTGCTCTCATCAAAACCCATTTCTTGTCATCCTGGTGACCTCACACCCTTCAGACGTGAAAGCCAGACAGGCCGTTAGAGTTACTTGGGGTGAAAAAAAGTCTTGGTGGGGATATGAGGttcttacatttttcttactAGGCCAACAGGTcgaaaaggaagacaaaatgtTAGCATTGTCCTTAGAGGATGAACACCTTCTTTACGGTGACATAATACGACAGGATTTTTTAGACACGTATAATAATCTGACCTTGAAAACAATTATGGCATTCAGGTGGGTAACTGAGTTTTGCCCCAATGCCAAGTACATCATGAAGACAGACACTGATGTTTTCATCAATACTGGCAACTTAGTGAAGTACCTTTTAAATGTAAACCACTCAGAAAAGTTTTTCACAGGTTATCCTCTAATCGATAACTATTCCTATAGAGGATTTTACCAGAAAGCCCATATTTCATACCAAGAGTATCCCTTCAAGGTGTTTCCTCCCTACTGCAGTGGGTTGGGTTATATAATGTCCAGAGATTTGGTGCCAAGAATCTATGAAATGATGAGTCACGTAAAACCCATCAAGTTTGAAGATGTTTATGTTGGGATCTGTTTGAATTTATTAAAAGTGGACATCCATATTCCAGAAGACacaaaccttttctttttatataggaTCCATTTGGATGTCTGTCAACTCAGACGTGTGATTGCAGCACATGGCTTTTCTTCCAAGGAAATTATCACATTTTGGCAGGTTATGCTGAGGAATACCACATGCCATTATTAA